The following coding sequences lie in one Sphingobium sp. KCTC 72723 genomic window:
- a CDS encoding N-acetylmuramoyl-L-alanine amidase, with protein sequence MTFGWTAGVGTMHKRRMVHSLALASILTMAAPGSAGGIYAVDVRDDRVVVRFDDTVAGASAFLLDGPRRIALDINGAQIGRGGFAPGNGAIAAVRQGQLNGDTARVVLDLTTPATLGDTRIAADGKSLSFSLREASEGAFRTAVGKGRTRFDAPADMAARPQKRLHSITVPIPASARGVSLPAVEGARDGARPLIVIDAGHGGHDPGAINKENGKREKDVTLAVAQAIRDQLVKSGRVRVALTRDDDKFLVLQERYGIARKLGADLFISIHADAAENADAHGATVYTLSETASDREAARLAARENKADIINGVNLGGQTGDVSSILIDLTQRESMNISANFARLLQREASPFVPFRSAYHRFASLMVLKAPDTPSVLFETGYISNAEDAAFLASRDGQQKIARGVARAIEVHFARKLAMRGGPAGG encoded by the coding sequence ATGACATTTGGCTGGACGGCTGGCGTCGGTACGATGCACAAGCGACGCATGGTGCATAGCCTTGCCCTGGCAAGCATATTGACGATGGCCGCTCCCGGCAGCGCGGGTGGCATCTATGCCGTCGATGTGCGCGATGACCGGGTTGTCGTGCGTTTCGATGACACGGTGGCGGGGGCTTCGGCCTTTCTGCTTGACGGTCCGCGCCGTATTGCGCTCGACATCAATGGCGCGCAGATCGGCCGTGGTGGCTTCGCGCCGGGCAATGGCGCGATCGCCGCCGTGCGTCAGGGGCAGTTGAACGGCGACACCGCGCGGGTCGTGCTGGACCTCACTACGCCTGCGACATTGGGCGACACCAGGATCGCGGCCGACGGCAAATCGCTCAGCTTCTCGCTGCGCGAAGCAAGCGAAGGCGCATTCCGCACGGCCGTCGGCAAGGGGCGCACCCGCTTCGATGCGCCCGCCGACATGGCGGCCCGTCCGCAAAAACGCCTCCATTCCATTACCGTGCCGATCCCGGCCTCCGCGCGCGGCGTGTCATTGCCTGCGGTCGAGGGCGCGCGCGATGGCGCCCGGCCATTGATCGTCATCGACGCAGGGCATGGCGGCCATGATCCGGGCGCGATCAACAAGGAAAATGGCAAGCGCGAAAAGGACGTCACGCTGGCCGTCGCGCAGGCGATTCGCGACCAGCTCGTCAAATCGGGGCGGGTGCGCGTGGCGCTGACGCGCGACGACGACAAGTTCCTCGTCCTTCAGGAACGTTATGGCATCGCGCGCAAGCTGGGCGCGGACCTGTTCATTTCGATCCATGCCGATGCAGCGGAAAATGCGGATGCGCACGGCGCGACTGTCTATACCCTGTCCGAAACTGCGTCCGACCGTGAAGCGGCGCGGCTGGCTGCGCGGGAAAACAAGGCGGACATCATCAACGGCGTCAATCTGGGCGGGCAAACAGGCGACGTATCGTCCATCCTCATTGACCTGACCCAGCGCGAATCGATGAATATCTCGGCCAATTTCGCGCGCCTGCTTCAGCGGGAAGCATCGCCCTTCGTTCCGTTCCGCAGCGCCTATCACCGCTTTGCTTCGCTGATGGTGCTAAAAGCACCCGATACGCCCTCGGTCCTGTTCGAAACCGGCTATATTTCCAATGCAGAAGATGCCGCATTCCTGGCCTCGCGCGACGGCCAGCAGAAGATCGCCCGTGGCGTAGCGCGCGCAATCGAAGTGCATTTCGCCCGCAAGCTGGCGATGCGGGGTGGCCCTGCGGGGGGATAA